The Ranitomeya variabilis isolate aRanVar5 chromosome 7, aRanVar5.hap1, whole genome shotgun sequence DNA window tcttgtggggtgttcccggtatacggcaggttttgtggggtgttcccggtatacggcaggtcttttggggtgttccctgtatacggcaggtcctgtggggtgttccctgtatacggcaggtcctgtggggtgttcccgctatacggcaggtcctgtggggtgttATCGGTATATACTGATTAGTATCTATTAAAAGTTTGCCAGTTAGCCTGAACCAGGAGTAAATCATGGGAACTCAGAGTTAATGGATGGAAGTGTGGAGTGAAGCCTGACCTGTCCTTTCTGATCCTTTAGAAGAGATACTGCagccttaatttaaaaaaaaaaagtgccttctGTCTCTGATAGAgaagtgtcaggacacgcagagcatcgcagctttaTATCTGCAGACCGGTCATAGCGCCCATGATGACCCCTGTCCACCACCTACACCGTGCACATGAGCTTCAGACCTGGACCAGCAGGAATGGTAGAAGGCGTCGGGACTGATGAATCCTGTCCTCCATCATGTGGACGGACGGTGCTTGTGCGTCACTTACCTGGGAAAACGACAAGATGGCGGATGCCGTGCGATGGGCAATGTCCTGCTGGGAACCTTCATCATGTGGATGTTACACGTAACATTGCACAGCCCCATCCCCGCTCTGATCTCACCAGATCCCCCTGGACACAATCGGACCCCAAGCCTCGATGGGTCAGATCTGCTCTGGTGGCTGGAGACGACCTGCACATGTGGTGTAATACTCTGCCTGATCTCGGTATACAGCACTATCGCTATATTACTGTCTCCTTCCCTGCTCGCCTCTTCATTAGGCCACTAGGTGGCGCTTTTAATATCACAGTCATTGGCTGGATGGTAAATATATAGGTTAATCCTCTCCCGTCCTATATGGATTATGTGACCGCACAGGATTAGCGGATTGATAAAGCCGCAGCGGCCGGCTGTAAGTTATAATGTCCGTATATGTGCTAGGGGAGCCCGCTGAATGACGGCCGCTGACTCTTCTCTCCTTTGCTCCACAGCATACGTTTTGCAGGAGGTGCGCCTTAACATCTGGTAGGTAGAGTCTTCTTTTACTATATAATATTAAAGGGGGAATATTGCCACAATTTATACTGATCGCTGGGGGGCTCTGTAACCtctccgtcccttttacttgggtcacTATGTGATTGGACGAGCGATCAATGGCGACAATCAAGAAAATGCTATGGGGACCTGTAAATCAAATATGTCGGCAGCACATAACCATATGTAAAGTGTAGTATAAAATAAGAATCCCATAAAGGAATTAAAAGAAAAATGTAGTTAAAATGTTtttgattttgtgcggatttcttgccTTAATGCCTCTGTTTCCTCTCACCAGATAAGTGCCCTGTGGATAATGCCAAATTAACGGTGGTGGTGAATAACATCGCCGTCGCCGAGCAGATAGGAGAGCTCTTCATCCATTGTAAATACGGCTGCCGCCCCTTCGCCAACGGGAAGCCGACGACGTATGAAGTGGACCCCCATGGCTGCCCCTTCACCATCAAACTAAGTGCCAGAAAGTAAGTGTTCTGTTCTGGGTTCCGTCTGCTGAAACCCCACCAATTCCACTGTGTGCAGAGGAAAGAGATTAGTGGGGGTCCGACTATAAGTTCTAATGTCTGGGACTTGCACCTGTCTCAAAAGACGGGTCTATTGTTTGCATGGAGCAATGGTTGAGCGTGTGTGCCATCCCCCATACTCGACCATTGCTCCATGTGAACAGGGGACACCAGAGCTCAGATTTTGAGAATATTGCAGGTCAGACTTCCAACAATCCGCAACTCATCACTGATCTTCTGGATGGGAGATCGGTTGGTATGGCGGCACAACCTCTTTAAAGGCCTGTCCTAAATATCAGGACCTCCTCTAAAGAAGCCGCAGCACTCCTCCTCAATAAAAAGTAAGGACCCCTTTAATTATTGGAAGGCTTGATGTACGGATTAGTTTACATAAGGTCAACAGTTTTCAGCTCTGTTCGCAATCATTGGAGTTGTAGTTGACAGTTTACGGTACCTGTCTGGATTTAAGATTTATGTCTTATGCTTCTCTTCTGTTTTTGCAGGGACCATGAAGGCAGTTGTGACTATCGGCCGGTGCGTTGTCCCAATAACCCGAGTTGCCCGCCTTTGCTGAAAATGAACCTGGAAGCCCACCTCAAGGAGTGTGAACACATAAAGTGCCCTCATTCAAAGTATGGGTATGTTCAGGATATGTACAAGGTAGAGGGATTGTATAGGGGCAGCCGGCGACGTGATGGCGAATGCTCTGCAGATCAGACCTGTATGATGGAGATAACGGCGGCCTCCTTGTCATACCCAGGTGCACGTTCATCGGGAACCAGGACACGTACGAAACACATCTGGAGACGTGTAAGTTCGAGGGTCTCAAGGAATTTCTCCAGCAGACTGATGACCGGTTCCATGAAATGCAAGTGGTCATGACCCAGAAGGACCAGGAGATCGCCTTCCTCCGCTCCATGCTGGGAAAGCTGTCAGAGAAGATTGACCAGCTGGAGAAGAACCTGGAGCTCAAGTTTGGTAAGAGATGGTCCAAGTCCATCCCTTTAGCACAGATTTCTGCAACCTGCGGTATCACAGCTGCTTGTCAGTGGATGTTCAGGCCCGGCGGGttcagccaaacagaaaaaaagtttgggtgccagaacagtacccggaccccattcacttgaatggatgtcctgaacatccagtgtttgccacactgtcatgtgcatgacagcgcggcaaacacaccctctgatcggcggtaaaattattactgtggtcaaacagctgctgttcccatgctatcaaatgacagtgtgagtccGCAGCTATGATCGGAGTTAAAAAGTTTACATCCAGTCACTggcgtcgtctgatgggactagtattcccatcagcctatgcctgctgcccctAATAACGGCAAGTGCAGGCGgcggctgataggagtattcatcagctggtgcctgcggCTAAGTAAAtaattgaaattaaaaaaaatggtgtgggttcccctgtatttttgataaccagccagacaaaactgtcatcttcagcaaggctggttatcaagaatagaggagtccccatgccgttttttttaattatttaaataaatagctGGATGCTGGTattgtcaggctggtaaggggccatggttattgcttcccccagcctaaaaatagcccacAGCCGCTCAAAAAGAAGCATCTATTTGtctggctcttcctacttgccctgtagcagtggcaagtgggattgatgtcacctttgtattgacaggtgacatcaagcccatggcttagtaatggagaagcctctataagacaactatccatgactaatcctatagttgtatggtaaataaacacacagcaagtataaagtcttttatttgaaataaaaaaaacacacttttactcttttatttaaaaataacaaacacagttatactcacctaatgcctaattccagtgaagccaacgtctcctgcaaaaaaacaacaaGGGCCTGCTCGCTCAATGCCATCATTCATGCTGAAAAGCACAAGTCGCACAGATGGTTTACGGCGTGGGACACTATGGATTCcaaccatccctcatccatccatccatccatccatccatccattcctcATCCATCCattcctcatccatccatccctcatctatccatccctcatccatccctcaTTAAACCATCTATCCCTCGTCCAGCCATCTCTCATCCATCCGTCCATCCATCCTTCATCAAattatccatccctcatccatccagccTTTAACCATACAGCCCTCAACCATCCATCCCTCATACATCCATAACCTTGATGACTTCACCGCTAGACACTGAGACTGCGCTCGCAGcaactcattcctcagtggttctcagcctggatggtcgcatcttggcactgtccaggttgaaaactatccccagacatggattacggtgtgagaCAGAACTACGGACAGGGGAGTATTTTTGTTTATTATAGGagatgagggcttcagtggaattaggcgttagatgagtataattgtgtttgttattttaaataaaaaagtaaaagtgtgtttttttttatttcaaataaaatactttattcttgctgtgtgtttatttaccatatagttataggattagtaatggataggtgtcttatagatgcctcgctattagtaatccgtgggcttgatttcacctgacaatacaaaggtgacatcaaccccacaaatatgaactccacttgccaccgcttcaGCGCAAGGGTGAaatgccgggcaaagcgccagaattggtgcatctaatagatgtaccttttctgaacagctgtgggctgctatttttaggctggtggggtcaatatccatggccccttaccaacctgagaataccatctgtctgctttaggttggctggttatcaaaactagaGGGGACCCCAAGCTGtttcttaattatttatttaaataaaacagcgtggggacccctctattctggataaccagccttgctgacagctgagggttgcagctttcagctgtgagttttgcctggctggttatcagaaatacaggggaacccacgccgttttttttattatttagagcgGTGGCGAATACTCAGCCGCGACAGTAGAGTGGTAGTGGGAGTGGTAGACCCATCAGCCaacgccagtgaccagaggtaaacttcttACCTCCAATCATAGCTTAAGGttaacgctgtcatctgacagcgtgagaACCGCGGCTATCTGTCTGACCGATAGTAATGATTTCAGCGCCAATCAGTAGCTGTGTTTGCCGCCCTGTCATACATACAACagtgtgacaaacacccggtgtgcggggggctgaacccgaacagtaacacagcctTCCTGGTGAAGTCAGTGTTCAGGGTCTGTGCCCAAATAGTAGGTATTCGatatggaccccgaactttactgttcagttcgcccatctctacttgtCAGGCCATGATGGGAGTTGCAGTCTCAGAACAGCTGGAGTGTTGCAGGTTGCTGATCCCCTTGCTTTAGCTGCAGCAGACCTGACTGTTGGagcttgctgggagttgtagtttcacaatagATGGAATGTTGCAGACTCCTGCTCTAGCAGCTGGATTACGCTGTCAggcgatgctgggagttgtagtgtcacaaCAGCTGGAATGTTGCAGACTCCTGATCTAGCAGCTGGATACTACGCTGTCAggcgatgctgggagttgtagtgtcacaaTAGCTGGGGATTGTTGCAGGTTGCTAACCATTGCATAGCTGCTGACTGTTTgatcatgctgggagttgtagtttattTGCTGCTTTTACTGGTTTGATACAATCCAGATGCATACAATAGATGCAGCACTGTCTCTGTCGTCTAGTGTTCTCTGTTGTCAGCCATTTGCTGCTGTTTTTCTTGCTCCtggatggcattttttttttccttcacagaCGTCTTGGACGAGAACCAAAGCAAGCTGAGCGAAGACTTGATGGAGTTCCGCAGAGACGCCTCAATGCTGAACGTGAGCAGAGCATACATtagaaagtaagtgcccccctgccaAGCAGCACGGCATCGCTCACCGCGTCCCTCTGTTACAGGATGAACTCTCACACATCAATGCTCGGCTGAACATGGGAATACTTGGCTGTAAGTAGCAGACGTCCAGACACCAGACTGTCGCTAACCTGCTGCCGTGACTGATGTCCTCCTTCTTCTCATCTGCAGCGTACGACCCCCAGCAGATATTTAAGTGTAAGGGCACCTTCGTGGGGCACCAAGGCCCCGTGTGGTGTTTGTGCGTCTACTCCATAGGAGATCTGCTGTTCAGTGGCTCCTCCGACAAAACCATAAAGGTAATCGGCGAATCTCCCATATTTTCTGCCTGCGTCCTGCTCTCCGTCCCCTTCTTTACTCTCCCCTCTCCTTCTAGGTGTGGGACACCTGCACAACCTACAAGTGCCAAAAAACCCTGGAGGGGCACGACGGCATCGTACTGGCCCTGTGTattcaagggtaagaaaaaaaaacaaacatctaaTTGTGACACATTATTACCCGAGCCCAGATCTGTGTCATTgccaaactacaactcccagcatcctcTGACATTATCGCCTTTCTGTTCCACAGAAGCAAGTTGTACAGCGGCTCCGCAGACTGCACTATAATAGTGAGTATGACCGACGGAGGAGTGATGGAGGACGGGACGGTCTGTTATAACCCTGAGTGTCTCTTCCTCCAGGTGTGGGACATCCCAACACTCATGAAAGTGAACACCATCCGAGCACATGACAACCCGGTGTGCACCCTCGTGTCCTCGCACAACATGCTCTTCAGCGGCTCCCTGAAAGCCATCAAGGTCCGTGCCCCTCACTGCGGGTTTCCTGCTAATCCCCCGGATGGTAGAATCAGTAATGTACCCCCATGGAGGCTGACTACACCGCTATGGAGGGTCCGGGCTCGAGTCTGATATATTTCTTTATTATCTCACACAATTGGGGGGGTCTTATTCCAACCATTTATTTCCTTGACCAGAGGACGAGATGTTACTCCATGTTTCTTCCCGTCTGTGCAGGTTTGGGACATTGTGGTTACGGATTTAAAGCTGAAGAAGGAGCTGACCGGCCTTAACCACTGGGTCCGTGCGCTCGTGGCCTCACAGAACTACTTGTACAGCGGGTCCTACCAGACCATAAAGGTGAGCGAGTGTAGGATGTGTGATGATGAGGGTATAGTCAGAAATACAGGGGTATATTGACCCCATAACCACCCTCTCATACACCTCAGCCATGGCAATCACAAGATCTAGCAAAGCTGGTGGCATTGCTGCCTCTTCTGGTCTCCTCCCAGCACTTTCCGAGCAAAACAGAAGACAGAATAGAAGCAGTTTACAGTCAATCTTCTTCTCGGGGGTCTTAAGGTTAAAGGGACACGCTGAGGAAAGTTAGTGCTATTTTCTGCCTAGTGCAAGACTTAAAGAGCAGCGATCACCAGTCTGGGGCTGACATATAGGGAAGCATCAGATTGGTGACAAAACAGGTCCCTAATCTCCTTCTTTCTAGCAAAAGTCGAGTCTGAAATTCTGGGTTGTGGGATGCGAGAACTATGACACTGGGAATCGCAATCATGCTTCAGCCCTTGCAATGGCCGCCGCCGCACCCTgcacctgttttttcagaataggaGAAAGACATAAATGTAACCTAAGAGCATTTGTGTCGCCATCGGCAGATCTGGGACATCAGGACCTTGGAGTGCGTCCACGTCCTGCAGACGTCCGGAGGAAGCGTTTACTCCATCGCCGTCACTAACCACCACATAGTGTGCGGGACGTATGAAAATCTCATCCACGTGAGTAGAAAACTTAATGTATTACTCTAGAGAAGTAAATATAAGCGAAGGCTCCGACCTATGATTCTCCAGCCATCGGAAAAGTCATAGCGGCTGGAAAAGCCACAGGTCTGAGATCGCGCTCCTCATCCGCCATCTTGAACAGAATCGCATTATTACCATGTCTCCTTGTCTTCTCCAGGTCTGGGACATTGAAACCAAGGAGCAAGTTCGTACATTAACCGGACACGTTGGCACGGTGTACGCTTTGGCCGTCATCTCCACTCCTGACCAAACTAAGGTTTTCAGTGCCTCCTATGACAGGTCCTTACGGGTACGtgacttttgtttttttaaagcattATCCAAAAATGTCTTGGCTCCCACGGTTAAGACATCTGCTTCCCTAAACCTGCTTACTTAGGTCTTCAGGTTTGGTGGCCACCATATGCTCCTTACTTTCGGAGAAGTATCATACACCCCTGATAATGGAGGTGGCTTGGACATCAGTGCCACCCCCACTATTTTGATGCTTAACTTAGATGTCTCTGTTGGGAACACCCTGGTCCGGTCACAGTCAGGCAGAAGAAGACTTATCTGATCCAGTGTCATGCCTGTGACTGTAGATCCTCTTCTTCCTTCAGGTCTGGAGTATGGATAACATGATTTGCACACAGACATTGCTGAGACATCAGGGCAGTGTGACTGCATTGGCCGTCTCGCGAGGACGTCTGTTTTCGGGTGCCGTAGACAGTACAGTAAAGGTAAGTTCTGACAATTACTTTGTGCACTGCTGTCTAAGAGCCACTGGGTGGCATCATTGCATGCACAGAAACACTGGCTTGGCTACCATGGCGATTTTGGTAGAAGTGGTGGGGGTTTGTCCGTGCCCACTACGGTCACTTTACTTCTGAATTCGCTAATAAAACATTCACTTGGGTTAGGCGGAGGTTGGGGTATTTCCAGCCCCGTAATACCCCTTTAGTCATAAATCATACTGCTCCTGACAACTGCTCCCACTTTCCGTAGGTTCCCTATTGATTGACTCATTCTTTCTGTCTCCTTAGGTCTGGACCTGCTAATGGAGACCAAACCACCTCCAGTTATAGCCTGGACCGCGGCCAAGTCTCCTCTGCCAGCCTTCCCTTTATTGCCACGGACATCTGACTTTTTGATAACAATTTGTTTAGTAGACACTTTAAGGCACCTGGACCCCCTATTCCGTTCTTGCTACTGGATTGTTCTCACTACCAGTTCAGAGCTCGGGCACCATAATAATACAGGAACTAAAGGCGACTGTGCGCTGGTAAAGCCAATCACCCCCAGCTGTGCCCGCAGCCCCATCTAAGCGGGGCAGGAGTGTTTTTGTGATGAGGACAATAGACTTACAGGATCATGAGAAGAGGGTATTGTCATTGAAATTAATTATCTTCATGGGTCGTTCCAATGTCCAGAATATATAGCGGCCTCGGTTGCAATACGACACCCATACAGGTTTTCCCTGGGCACCGTGCCCCTCGTGACAATATCATGTGACACACGAGGACGGGGCGCGATCCTCTGAAATTAGGATTATCATTGTTGTATACAGTCCACGATCTGTCTTCAAAAAGGGGTCAAAGGTAGGAAATGGTATAAAGTCAGCATTAAATATCTAGCCACATCCTGTGCCTCCGCTGCGGTGGTCTTCTCCAGTTTACTAGTGAGGACAGCACAACCATCACTTACGTGACCCCCCTAAAGCCAATTAGTGGTCAGGTCCTGTACATGCCAGCGTGACTTCTGCAGCTAAGgattggcagcagcggtcaaaAGAATGATACATGTAAAATCATTAGCGAAAGGGTGAGCTGGCAAGGTGGGATTTTAatcgtttattattttttttttttattattagaggCCAATTCCTGCCCTtaacccaatttaaaaaaaaaacaaactgataaAGACCCCCTTTATAGACCCCATTAATTGAATGTGTGGAGTCGCTGCGATCTCACATAATAAACCTGCCTTCTGCTCCTTTTAAAGGGTAACTATCATTTacaaaaaatgttttatatattAAAGGGGCTGTTATGTGCTACTGATCCAATGGCGGTCCAGGTTTGAGACCCCCATCGATTGCTGTGAAGTGTGCAACCCCTGCATGAGCCGCGCACAGAGTGAtgtacagacccatagacttgggtACATACGCTGCTCTGTGCACCGCTCAGGCAGGAGGAGTGTTTTGACCGATCGGTAGGGGTCTCAGGACCCGGACCCCTATAGGTAACAgccccaaatatatatatatacatttttgtaaATGATTTGTACTTTTTAAGTGCCATCTATCCATATATTTAGCACCTTCTTGGGTCCTGTGCCCGAACTGGGAGAGCAATACTTTCGATGTGGGGAGGAAAAGCAGTGACAACCGCTGTGACCCCCAGGGCAGTTGTCAGGTCTGCCCCTCCGGATGTAGCGGGGTGATCAGAGATTGTGCCTTGCAATCGGATCCAATCCATGATGGATCCCGGAGTATGGGAAATGTAAAAGGTTTGACCAACCAGCTCTTGTAAAATTAGCTGGCGGCATGCTGAGCCTTGTAGTACCTCCTGTTTGTACCATTGTAAGGGTCGGTGGGGAGGGAGGATCTTATACAAACTCTCTTTTTTATTAGTTACAGCTGTTTTTACGGTTTTGTATGAGTGCACACAGGTCGCCCCATCGGTTATTATATCCCGCGCTCGTCACTGTACATAATGTAGATTTTTACAATTCTTTTAGAATTGACGGTAGACGAGGCCGGTGCTTAAGACGTCGTCTTCACCTTCACAAAAACTGGCTCACTCTATAGAGATCCTAAGGGGGCAAATAAATATCCCCCGTTTGGAAAAATGAATTACTAGTAAATAAAAGTCACACCAGGACATTGCACCCTAAGGACTGAAACTCTTATTTTAGGGGCTCTTGAACACTAATTCTCACACTCCTGTAGACGGGTCATGTATAGTGAAGCAGCCAGCACGGAGGATCTGGTGCCGATCCCCACCTCTACTTCCCAGCGGTGACCCTCCAGGTACGCCTCACCCCGTGACATCGCGGCTTCACCCCCCCCATCACATGTCGAGCCGtttttttttctacactttttAAATATTGTATTATAGGAGCAGCGATTCATTTCCAATAAAATCGAAATGACGGTGATGTCTGTGTCTTGTTTTATTACCGTCGCCAAACTGTTCACAAATCCCCGTGATGGAGTACGTTCTCTATTTTCACGCCTTCTTGGTGTAGGCCAGTCTACCTGAACAAACATGGCTTTGGATTGTGCAGAGATTTCCAGTTCGGAAAAACTTCttgctgcctgcagtcaccactagggggagctcactgaagacagatttacactgctcaaaaaaataaagggaagactaaaatcccacatcctagatatcataacaataaataatataaatcaaaattaatattccattgaggtctggacttggaatgatacaccaaaatcaaaatggaaaatcaaattacaggctgatccaacttcagaggaaatgattctcagtagtgtgtggccttcatgttcctgtatgacctccctacaatgcctgagccctgcctcatgctactgtacctctaggggtgaaagcaatgacaaaatgcaaaagtgatcaaaacaacagccaaaaagtatgagaacagagaaatggtctgtggtcaccccctgcagaatcactcctttagggctgtcccaca harbors:
- the TRAF7 gene encoding E3 ubiquitin-protein ligase TRAF7 isoform X2, translated to MTSSKNPRFNHFSPGATNVQPDDTSGTRMETTFGPAFTAVTTITKADGTNTFKQHRRTPSSSSTLTFSPRDDDDVMPPISTSRRSDSAISVRSLHSESNMPLRSTFSLHEEEEEPDPLVFAEQPSVKLCCQLCCSVFKDPVITTCGHTFCRRCALTSDKCPVDNAKLTVVVNNIAVAEQIGELFIHCKYGCRPFANGKPTTYEVDPHGCPFTIKLSARKDHEGSCDYRPVRCPNNPSCPPLLKMNLEAHLKECEHIKCPHSKCTFIGNQDTYETHLETCKFEGLKEFLQQTDDRFHEMQVVMTQKDQEIAFLRSMLGKLSEKIDQLEKNLELKFDVLDENQSKLSEDLMEFRRDASMLNDELSHINARLNMGILGSYDPQQIFKCKGTFVGHQGPVWCLCVYSIGDLLFSGSSDKTIKVWDTCTTYKCQKTLEGHDGIVLALCIQGSKLYSGSADCTIIVWDIPTLMKVNTIRAHDNPVCTLVSSHNMLFSGSLKAIKVWDIVVTDLKLKKELTGLNHWVRALVASQNYLYSGSYQTIKIWDIRTLECVHVLQTSGGSVYSIAVTNHHIVCGTYENLIHVWDIETKEQVRTLTGHVGTVYALAVISTPDQTKVFSASYDRSLRVWSMDNMICTQTLLRHQGSVTALAVSRGRLFSGAVDSTVKVWTC
- the TRAF7 gene encoding E3 ubiquitin-protein ligase TRAF7 isoform X3 produces the protein METTFGPAFTAVTTITKADGTNTFKQHRRTPSSSSTLTFSPRDDDDVMPPISTSRRSDSAISVRSLHSESNMPLRSTFSLHEEEEEPDPLVFAEQPSVKLCCQLCCSVFKDPVITTCGHTFCRRCALTSDKCPVDNAKLTVVVNNIAVAEQIGELFIHCKYGCRPFANGKPTTYEVDPHGCPFTIKLSARKDHEGSCDYRPVRCPNNPSCPPLLKMNLEAHLKECEHIKCPHSKYGCTFIGNQDTYETHLETCKFEGLKEFLQQTDDRFHEMQVVMTQKDQEIAFLRSMLGKLSEKIDQLEKNLELKFDVLDENQSKLSEDLMEFRRDASMLNDELSHINARLNMGILGSYDPQQIFKCKGTFVGHQGPVWCLCVYSIGDLLFSGSSDKTIKVWDTCTTYKCQKTLEGHDGIVLALCIQGSKLYSGSADCTIIVWDIPTLMKVNTIRAHDNPVCTLVSSHNMLFSGSLKAIKVWDIVVTDLKLKKELTGLNHWVRALVASQNYLYSGSYQTIKIWDIRTLECVHVLQTSGGSVYSIAVTNHHIVCGTYENLIHVWDIETKEQVRTLTGHVGTVYALAVISTPDQTKVFSASYDRSLRVWSMDNMICTQTLLRHQGSVTALAVSRGRLFSGAVDSTVKVWTC
- the TRAF7 gene encoding E3 ubiquitin-protein ligase TRAF7 isoform X1, whose product is MTSSKNPRFNHFSPGATNVQPDDTSGTRMETTFGPAFTAVTTITKADGTNTFKQHRRTPSSSSTLTFSPRDDDDVMPPISTSRRSDSAISVRSLHSESNMPLRSTFSLHEEEEEPDPLVFAEQPSVKLCCQLCCSVFKDPVITTCGHTFCRRCALTSDKCPVDNAKLTVVVNNIAVAEQIGELFIHCKYGCRPFANGKPTTYEVDPHGCPFTIKLSARKDHEGSCDYRPVRCPNNPSCPPLLKMNLEAHLKECEHIKCPHSKYGCTFIGNQDTYETHLETCKFEGLKEFLQQTDDRFHEMQVVMTQKDQEIAFLRSMLGKLSEKIDQLEKNLELKFDVLDENQSKLSEDLMEFRRDASMLNDELSHINARLNMGILGSYDPQQIFKCKGTFVGHQGPVWCLCVYSIGDLLFSGSSDKTIKVWDTCTTYKCQKTLEGHDGIVLALCIQGSKLYSGSADCTIIVWDIPTLMKVNTIRAHDNPVCTLVSSHNMLFSGSLKAIKVWDIVVTDLKLKKELTGLNHWVRALVASQNYLYSGSYQTIKIWDIRTLECVHVLQTSGGSVYSIAVTNHHIVCGTYENLIHVWDIETKEQVRTLTGHVGTVYALAVISTPDQTKVFSASYDRSLRVWSMDNMICTQTLLRHQGSVTALAVSRGRLFSGAVDSTVKVWTC